The Peptacetobacter hiranonis DNA window TATTCAAAAAAGTTGCTGATTTGATTGATAAAAAAGATCTTATAGAGCTTGAATATAATAAAAGAGCTATAAATCCAGACAAATCATTACTTTTCAATGACGAGTTTTTAAGAGTTTTAAGAGAAAATAACATTGAAGAATTAGCAGTATTGTACAATATAGCTGTAACATTGCGTCAGTTTTCTTTTGAAAAGTTATTAATTATAGAGAGTAGTGTAATAGGAAGTGCAGGTCTAGATATTGGTATGTTACCATTAAATATCTACATTTCTAATGAAAATTTTAAATCATCTGGTGTATTTAATATAAATATGTCTGGAAAGAGTATCGTTCCAGAAGAATTATTTAATGTTATAGATATTTCAATAAGAAGAATTTCATTAGTGCTACAAGCTATAGTTCCTTCTATAAAGTTGGAAATGACTAATATTAAAGAAGAACTTTCTCAAAATGGAGCTAATATGAGAAGTTTTGATATAGTTAGTGTTAGGGATGGAAAAATGATTCCTCTAGTATATGAATCTGAAGGAATCAAAAGAATAATTTCTATAATGAGTGCAATAGTTGCGGTATATAATGATCCATCAATAGCTTTATTTGTAGATGAGTTCGATTCTGGAATATTTGAATATCTTTTAGGGGAATTAGTTAAGATAATTTATGAATCAGGAAAAGGACAGTTTGTATTTACATCACACAACCTAAGAGTATTAGAAATGCTACCATATAAAGCTATTTTATTAACAACAGTAAATCCAGACAATAGATTTATACAGTTTAAAAATATCAAAACTACAAATAATTTAAGAGAACAATATTTTGCAAACATTCTTTTAAATGGTCAGAGTGAGGTATTATATGAATCTACAAATAACAATAGAATAAAAGTAGCATTAAGAAAGGCAGGTAAACTTAATGACTAAGAAAAAGGATGTATTTTTATTAATTGTTGAGGGACCTAGTGATGAAACGATATTGAGTACTATCTTAGATGATATATTTGATTTGAATAAAATTTTCTATCAAGTTGATTATGGAGATATTACTACTGGAAATACAGATGCCATTAAAGGAAAGAGTATAGATGAAAGAGTTACAAATGCTATAAAATTATATATTAAGAAAAATAGATATGGTATTAAAAAGGAAGATATAAAAAAGGTAATATTTTTAACTGATATGGATGGATGTTATTTGTCTGATAAATATATATTTGAATCAGATGAAAAATTAAAGTACACGGAAGAAGGCATTTATACAAATAATGTAAATGGTATACTAGAAAGAAATAAGACTAAGAGTAAAAATTTGAATAAAATATCAACTGCATCA harbors:
- a CDS encoding AAA family ATPase, which produces MIIRIEKMEINGIKNINHGEFEFEEYKQILKGNLDTDKCSMLGIYGQNGSGKTSILESVKILKNILLGQNIMDYIKKYITEDTATLNTTFFLSDGENHYLVDYLVEMTAEKNNNQDTEQKYNILNIVNEDSKNNNCIYKISKEEMKIKEFISDKEGWGRKDLIFRYNNGKLFKKVADLIDKKDLIELEYNKRAINPDKSLLFNDEFLRVLRENNIEELAVLYNIAVTLRQFSFEKLLIIESSVIGSAGLDIGMLPLNIYISNENFKSSGVFNINMSGKSIVPEELFNVIDISIRRISLVLQAIVPSIKLEMTNIKEELSQNGANMRSFDIVSVRDGKMIPLVYESEGIKRIISIMSAIVAVYNDPSIALFVDEFDSGIFEYLLGELVKIIYESGKGQFVFTSHNLRVLEMLPYKAILLTTVNPDNRFIQFKNIKTTNNLREQYFANILLNGQSEVLYESTNNNRIKVALRKAGKLND